In one Babylonia areolata isolate BAREFJ2019XMU chromosome 12, ASM4173473v1, whole genome shotgun sequence genomic region, the following are encoded:
- the LOC143288431 gene encoding uncharacterized protein LOC143288431, with product MASLTRIIAALRPTSPRPPPPPTPPPPPPPSQPSSNPSSPTTSQPAARPRTRPSPSPSPSGGGNSTAAASSSATVTTTTTTTTNNNSNRHRGPASMASAGGTTRPTATTANSNYPTANPPSSTTTTQLTRPTALLPPAGRYNNNNNTRLATSTTTTTTQLSRPTALLPPPGRYNNNNNTRLATTTTTTTTQLSRPTALLPPAGRYNNNNNTRLATTTTTTTTSTTTTQQPARPSAPSTPSPSPRRARPIAQSTTTTTQQPSRPSVTPPPPPTNATTTSAASPSIHPLQQPFQQQRQRLPSENTTYSTNTTTTTNDDDDNWDNISSFTLSEDDDNSNDHDDPPPQAAPSPRQPPSPPPSPQPSLSLEDRRQALTCSLCLDIFRNPKLLPCSHTFCQHCLERLLTSLARNAAQGSSETSLASATVFSCPNCRRRLMVPPGGVSAFQTNFYLHPQDLVKARELTHCLSHPEQGLDMFCVDCQFPVCLKCKLTRHEDHRTKELMDACREARQQLREDKDRLQGTVSAMIQQSDEARKNMKTQTDMRTALESIIRKHHLTLVGAAEKFLVESLACLKSTTDEVLGSHHRRVVATKNNLDDLCQLQDEVASVLNTKNRYKLLAAVREMRVGRGSKATLDSIVSEGDTDDLSTSDFTTDFLLDHFQQVLTTVSDVESELKACKDLNVDSGVFNVKHIKVTVSVEVQFRCGSGPPYTEVFSVSPMDDGTVWVSYVKNPPSQPAPAEKYASDGQLLCRNEKMLGKVSLRNIGGGVVRCLSAVDGSNRLFCKLRKTGHFKLSNSVEGRATITKVDVVQEQPFNAQLSELFTINVGPCRGFDVDGGEEMFLVLEEPVPPDTTRKVKMYLLDNPDPVDTYVSPAPLFKPCDVCFCRLDNDSAVLVADELGDSIHVLKLSAEGHMTFVNYLAAGCPYLRQPTALNVDVQGRLWVACRGGRLLAMTPAP from the exons ATGGCCTCTCTCACACGCATCATAGCGGCTTTGAggcccacctccccccgccctcctcctcctcccactcctcctcctccccctcctccttctcaaccaTCCTCAAAcccatcatcacccaccacctcccagcCTGCTGCAAGACCCAGAACAagaccctcaccctcaccctcaccatcagGAGGAGGGAACAGCACCGCTGCTGCCAGTTCCTCTGCCACTgtcacgacgacgaccaccaccaccaccaacaacaacagtaaccgaCATAGAGGACCAGCCAGTATGGCGTCAGCAGGGGGGACCACTCGCCCAACCGCCACCACTGCCAACAGCAACTACCCCACTGCCAATCcaccctcctctaccaccaccacccagctcaCCAGGCCCACAGCACTGCTACCACCAGCAGgacgttacaacaacaacaacaacacccgccTCGcgacctccaccacaaccaccaccacccagctctCCAGGCCCAcagcactgctaccaccaccaggacgttacaacaacaacaacaacacccgcctcgcgaccaccaccacaaccaccaccacccagctctCCAGGCCCACAGCACTGCTACCACCAGCAGgacgttacaacaacaacaacaacacccgcctcgcgaccaccaccacaaccaccaccaccagcaccaccaccacccaacagccTGCTAGGCCAagcgccccctccaccccaagcCCCAGCCCAAGGCGAGCAAGACCCATCGCCCagtcaaccaccacaaccacccaacaACCTTCCAGACCTTCtgtaacaccccctccccctcccaccaacgcCACCACAACCTCCGCAGCAAGCCCTAGCATCCACCCTCTTCAACAACCTttccaacaacaacgacaacgcctGCCCTCCGAAAACACCACCTACTCCacgaacaccaccacaaccaccaacgatgacgacgacaactgGGACAACAtctcctccttcaccctctccgaggacgacgacaacagcaacgaccaCGACGATCCCCCTCCCCAGGCCGCTCCCAGCCCCCGccagcccccttccccacccccgtccccgcaACCTTCCCTGTCTCTGGAGGACCGTCGACAGGCACTGACGTGCTCCCTCTGCCTGGACATCTTCCGGAACCCCAAGCTCCTCCCTTGCTCCCACACCTTCTGCCAGCACTGCCTGGAAAGGTTGCTGACGTCCCTGGCTCGAAACGCCGCCCAAGGCTCCTCGGAGACCTCCCTGGCCTCAGCCACCGTCTTCTCCTGCCCCAACTGCCGGCGGCGCCTGATGGTTCCTCCTGGCGGGGTGTCGGCCTTTCAGACCAACTTCTACCTTCATCCGCAGGATCTGGTCAAGGCACGCGAGCTGACTCACTGTCTGAGCCACCCGGA GCAAGGGCTGGACATGTTCTGCGTGGACTGCCAGTTCCCCGTGTGTCTCAAGTGCAAGCTGACAAGGCACGAGGACCACAGGACCAAGGAGCTCATGGACGCCTGCCGGGAGGCCCGACAACAGCTGAGGGAGGACAAGGATCGTCTTCAAGGCACCGTGTCCGCCATGATCCAGCAGTCGGACGAAGCCAGAAAGAACATGAAG acccagacagacatgaGGACAGCCCTGGAGTCCATCATCCGGAAGCATCACCTGACGCTGGTGGGGGCTGCCGAGAAGTTCCTGGTGGAGAGTCTGGCTTGCCTGAAGAGCACCACGGACGAGGTCCTGGGCAGCCACCACCGGAGGGTCGTCGCCACCAAGAACAACCTGGACGACCTCTGTCAGCTGCAGGACGAGGTGGCCAGCGTCCTCAACACCAAGAACAG GTACAAGCTGCTGGCCGCAGTGAGAGAGATGCGGGTGGGGCGAGGCAGCAAAGCCACGCTGGACAGCATCGTGTCGGAGGGCGACACGGACGACCTCAGCACCTCCGACTTCACCACAGACTTCCTCCTCGACCACTTCCAGCAGGTCCTGACCACCGTGTCGGACGTGGAGTCGGAGCTGAAGGCCTGCAAGGACCTTAACGTGGACAGTGGAGTCTTCAACGTCAAGCACATCAAGGTGACCGTGTCCGTGGAGGTGCAGTTCCGCTGCGGGAGTGGTCCACCTTACACGGAGGTCTTCAGCGTCTCCCCCATGGATGACGGGACGGTGTGGGTGTCCTACGTGAAGAACCCTCCCTCACAACCAGCCCCGGCCGAGAAATACGCCAGCGACGGCCAGCTCCTCTGCCGCAACGAGAAGATGCTGGGGAAGGTGTCCCTGAGAAACATCGGCGGCGGCGTCGTCCGCTGCCTGTCTGCCGTGGACGGGAGCAACAGGCTGTTCTGCAAGTTGAGGAAGACGGGCCACTTCAAGCTGAGCAACAGCGTGGAGGGCCGCGCCACCATCACCAAGGTGGACGTGGTGCAGGAGCAGCCCTTCAACGCCCAGCTCAGCGAGCTCTTCACCATCAACGTGGGCCCGTGTCGGGGCTTCGACGTGGACGGCGGCGAGGagatgttcctggtgctggagGAGCCTGTGCCTCCCGACACCACTCGCAag GTCAAGATGTACCTGCTCGACAACCCGGACCCAGTAGACACCTACGTGTCCCCGGCCCCGCTCTTCAAACCCTGCGACGTCTGCTTCTGTCGGCTGGACAATGACTCCGCCGTGCTGGTGGCCGACGAGCTGGGAGACAGCATCCACGTGCTGAAGCTGTCCGCGGAGGGGCACATGACCTTCGTCAACTACCTGGCCGCCGGGTGCCCCTACCTCCGTCAGCCCACGGCCCTCAACGTGGACGTCCAGGGTAGGCTCTGGGTGGCCTGCCGTGGGGGCCGCCTGCTGGCCATGACTCCAGCCCCGTAg